In Mycobacterium sp. JS623, one genomic interval encodes:
- the dnaB gene encoding replicative DNA helicase, translating into MAVVDDLGHSGMDVPPPSEDFGRQPPQDNAAEMSVLGGMLLSKDAIADVLERLRPGDFYRPAHQNVYDAILDLYGRGEPADAVTVAAELDRRGLLRRIGGAPYLHTLISTVPTAANAGYYAGIVAEKALLRRLVEAGTRVVQYGYAGAEGADVAEIVDRAQAEIYDVAEGRASEDFVPLEQLLQPTMDEIDAIASQGGLARGVPTGFVELDDVTNGLHPGQMIVIAARPGMGKSTLGLDFLRSCSIKNRMASVIFSLEMSKSEIVMRLLSAEAKIKLADMRSGRMSDDDWTRLARRMSEISEAPLYIDDSPNLMMMEIRAKARRLKQKADLKLIVIDYLQLMTSGKKVESRQQEVSEFSRQLKLLAKELEVPVVAMSQLNRGPEQRTDKKPMLSDLRESGAIEQDADMVILLHRPDAFERDDPRGGEADLIVAKHRNGPTKTITVAHQLHLSRFTNMAKA; encoded by the coding sequence GTGGCTGTCGTCGATGACCTTGGCCATTCGGGTATGGACGTTCCGCCGCCCAGTGAAGACTTCGGTCGTCAGCCCCCGCAGGACAACGCCGCCGAAATGTCCGTCTTGGGCGGCATGCTTTTGAGCAAGGATGCCATCGCCGACGTGCTGGAGCGGCTCCGCCCCGGCGACTTCTACCGTCCCGCGCATCAGAACGTTTACGACGCCATCCTCGATCTCTACGGCCGCGGTGAGCCTGCCGACGCGGTCACGGTGGCCGCTGAGTTGGATCGCCGGGGTCTGCTGCGCCGCATCGGCGGCGCGCCCTATCTCCACACGCTGATCTCTACGGTGCCGACCGCGGCCAATGCGGGCTATTACGCGGGCATCGTCGCGGAGAAGGCTCTGCTGCGCCGGCTGGTCGAGGCCGGCACCCGCGTGGTGCAGTACGGCTACGCGGGCGCGGAGGGTGCGGACGTCGCAGAGATCGTCGACCGCGCGCAGGCAGAGATTTACGACGTGGCAGAAGGCCGCGCTTCGGAAGACTTTGTGCCGCTTGAGCAATTGCTTCAGCCGACAATGGACGAGATCGACGCGATCGCGTCTCAAGGCGGCCTTGCGCGCGGTGTGCCAACAGGTTTCGTGGAGCTCGACGACGTGACCAACGGCCTGCACCCGGGCCAGATGATCGTCATTGCGGCTCGACCTGGTATGGGGAAATCGACTCTGGGATTGGATTTTCTGCGGTCGTGTTCGATCAAGAACCGGATGGCGAGCGTCATCTTCAGTCTCGAAATGAGTAAGTCCGAGATCGTGATGCGCCTGCTGTCGGCGGAGGCGAAGATCAAGCTCGCGGACATGCGCTCTGGTCGGATGAGCGACGATGACTGGACACGGCTCGCGCGACGGATGAGCGAAATCAGCGAAGCGCCGTTGTATATCGATGATTCGCCAAACCTGATGATGATGGAGATCCGCGCCAAGGCACGTCGGCTTAAGCAGAAGGCCGACTTGAAACTGATCGTGATCGACTATCTGCAGCTGATGACGTCGGGCAAGAAGGTCGAATCGCGCCAGCAAGAAGTATCCGAATTCTCAAGGCAGCTCAAGCTATTGGCGAAAGAGCTTGAGGTACCTGTAGTCGCGATGAGCCAGCTGAACCGCGGACCGGAACAGCGCACCGACAAGAAGCCGATGCTGTCGGATCTCCGTGAATCGGGAGCAATCGAGCAGGATGCGGACATGGTCATCCTGTTACACCGGCCCGATGCCTTCGAGCGAGACGATCCACGTGGTGGCGAAGCGGATCTCATTGTGGCCAAGCACCGTAACGGCCCGACGAAAACGATCACCGTCGCGCATCAGCTGCATCTGTCGCGCTTCACCAACATGGCCAAGGCGTAA
- a CDS encoding transglycosylase domain-containing protein — protein sequence MTAVLPPVRGGPPAHLRDPIDVVKAALDGTPPTPPPPPPPRRPPGGGGPRGGPPPAPRPSFSRQINWKWVRRALYLTAAVVIVLPIVTFAMAYLIVDVPKPGDIRTNQVSTILASDGSELAKIVPPEGNRVDVNIDQIPVHVRNAVMAAEDRDFYSNPGFSFSGFARAFKNNIFGGDLQGGSTITQQYVKNALVGDARSGLGGIVRKAKELVISTKMSSEWSKDQVLQSYLNIIYFGRGAYGISAAAKAYFDKPVEQLNVAEGALLAALIQRPSGLDPAVNPEGAADRWNWVLDGMVDIGALSKQDRAAQQFPPTVPPEQARSQNQTSGPNGLIERQVTQELLDLFNIDERTLNTQGLQITTTIDPKAQAAAETAASKYLDGQDPDMRTAIVSIDPKTGGVKAYYGGTDAQGFDFAQAGLPTGSSFKVFALVAALQQGMGLGYQVDSSPVEVNGIKITNVEGEGCGVCNIAEALKRSLNTSYYRLMLKLKNGPQDVADAAHKAGVAESFPGVEHTLSEDGKGGPPNNGVVLGQYQTRVFDMASAYATLANSGVYHKPHFVQKVVNSRGEVLFDASQNNDSGEQRIDKAVADNVTSAMQPIAGWSRGHNLAGGRPSAAKTGTNQLGDTDANRDAWMVGYTPSLSTAVWVGTTEGTKPLVTASGGAVYGSGLPSDIWKATMDGALKGTDNESFPKPAEIGGYAGVPQAPPPPSTPTSAPPIPSETVIQPTIEVAPGITIPIGPPTTVPAAPPVQPGGPLPGPPPPP from the coding sequence TTGACCGCCGTCTTGCCGCCAGTGCGCGGCGGCCCACCTGCGCATCTGCGTGACCCGATCGACGTCGTCAAGGCCGCGCTGGATGGAACGCCGCCAACGCCGCCGCCCCCGCCTCCGCCAAGGCGCCCACCTGGTGGCGGTGGACCCCGCGGAGGGCCGCCGCCCGCGCCGAGGCCCAGCTTCAGTCGCCAGATCAACTGGAAGTGGGTGCGCCGCGCGCTCTACCTGACGGCCGCCGTCGTGATTGTGCTGCCCATCGTCACGTTCGCGATGGCCTACCTCATCGTCGACGTGCCAAAGCCCGGCGACATCCGGACCAACCAGGTGTCGACGATTCTGGCCAGTGACGGCAGTGAGCTTGCGAAAATCGTTCCGCCCGAAGGCAATCGCGTCGACGTCAACATCGACCAGATTCCGGTGCACGTACGCAACGCGGTGATGGCCGCCGAGGACCGCGACTTCTACTCGAATCCCGGCTTCTCGTTCAGCGGCTTCGCCAGGGCGTTCAAGAACAACATCTTCGGCGGCGACCTGCAGGGCGGTTCGACGATCACCCAGCAGTACGTCAAGAACGCGTTGGTAGGCGACGCGCGCTCAGGTCTCGGTGGCATCGTCCGCAAAGCCAAGGAGTTGGTCATCTCGACGAAGATGTCCAGCGAGTGGTCCAAAGACCAAGTGTTGCAGTCGTATCTGAACATCATCTATTTCGGCCGCGGCGCATACGGCATCTCAGCGGCGGCCAAGGCGTACTTCGACAAGCCGGTCGAGCAGCTCAATGTCGCCGAGGGCGCGCTACTGGCCGCGCTGATCCAGCGGCCGTCTGGCCTGGACCCCGCGGTCAACCCCGAGGGCGCCGCGGATCGGTGGAACTGGGTGCTCGACGGGATGGTCGACATCGGCGCGCTGTCCAAGCAAGACCGTGCCGCACAACAGTTCCCGCCGACCGTGCCGCCGGAGCAGGCGCGCTCGCAGAACCAGACCAGCGGCCCGAACGGGTTGATCGAGCGGCAGGTCACCCAGGAACTGCTCGACCTCTTCAACATCGACGAGCGGACGCTCAACACCCAGGGTCTGCAGATCACCACGACCATCGACCCAAAGGCGCAGGCGGCGGCCGAGACGGCGGCGTCGAAGTATCTGGATGGTCAGGACCCCGACATGCGCACCGCGATCGTGTCTATCGACCCGAAAACCGGTGGCGTCAAGGCGTATTACGGCGGCACCGATGCCCAGGGATTCGACTTCGCACAGGCCGGCTTGCCAACGGGCTCGTCGTTCAAGGTGTTCGCATTGGTGGCCGCCCTGCAGCAGGGCATGGGCCTCGGGTATCAGGTCGACAGTTCGCCGGTCGAGGTCAACGGCATCAAGATCACCAACGTCGAGGGCGAAGGTTGCGGCGTCTGCAACATCGCCGAGGCGCTGAAGCGGTCGCTGAACACCAGCTATTACCGGCTGATGCTGAAGCTGAAGAACGGTCCGCAGGACGTCGCTGACGCCGCGCACAAGGCCGGCGTGGCCGAGAGCTTCCCAGGTGTCGAGCACACGCTGTCCGAGGACGGCAAGGGCGGACCGCCCAACAACGGAGTTGTGTTGGGCCAGTATCAAACTCGCGTGTTCGACATGGCGTCGGCGTATGCCACGCTCGCGAACTCAGGTGTGTATCACAAGCCGCACTTCGTGCAGAAGGTGGTCAACTCCCGGGGCGAAGTGTTGTTCGACGCCAGCCAGAACAACGACAGCGGTGAGCAACGCATCGACAAGGCGGTGGCCGACAACGTCACATCCGCGATGCAGCCGATCGCTGGGTGGTCGCGGGGCCACAATCTGGCCGGGGGCCGTCCGTCGGCCGCCAAGACCGGCACCAATCAGCTTGGCGACACCGATGCCAACCGTGACGCCTGGATGGTCGGGTACACCCCGTCGTTGTCGACGGCGGTGTGGGTGGGCACCACGGAGGGCACGAAGCCACTCGTAACCGCTTCTGGTGGGGCGGTTTACGGGTCGGGTCTGCCGTCGGACATCTGGAAGGCGACGATGGACGGTGCGCTCAAGGGCACCGACAACGAGTCGTTCCCGAAGCCCGCGGAGATCGGTGGCTATGCGGGCGTTCCGCAGGCGCCACCGCCGCCGTCGACACCCACGAGTGCGCCGCCCATCCCGTCGGAGACGGTCATTCAGCCGACGATCGAGGTGGCACCGGGCATCACGATCCCGATCGGCCCGCCGACCACCGTGCCCGCCGCCCCTCCGGTGCAGCCCGGAGGGCCACTGCCCGGACCCCCGCCGCCTCCGTGA
- the rpsF gene encoding 30S ribosomal protein S6, translated as MRPYEIMVILDPTLDERTVAPSLETFLNVIRKDGGSVDKVDIWGKRRLAYEIAKHAEGIYAVVDVKAEPATVSELDRQLNLNESVLRTKVLRTDKH; from the coding sequence ATGCGTCCATACGAAATCATGGTCATTCTCGACCCCACTCTTGACGAGCGCACCGTGGCTCCGTCGCTGGAGACGTTCCTCAACGTCATCCGCAAGGACGGGGGCAGTGTCGACAAGGTCGACATCTGGGGCAAGCGCCGGCTGGCGTACGAGATCGCCAAGCATGCCGAGGGCATCTACGCCGTCGTGGATGTGAAGGCCGAGCCCGCGACGGTGTCCGAGCTCGACCGTCAGCTGAACCTGAACGAGTCCGTGCTGCGGACCAAGGTGCTGCGGACCGACAAGCACTAG
- a CDS encoding DUF1707 SHOCT-like domain-containing protein — translation MATRHTAGTRAKDSDRNDTCQILDSALSDGQLSMEEHRTRVALATGAETLGDLQSLVSDLQTNNAPVQLPDLKKRPKLTSAGRSRGIGIAMAVVLVVLGILIGWGLYGNTSSPLSFQTDPGAKTDGVAPNVSAPPRLLHSVGGLNGLLQQSRMKFGDTLGYGLTIYPDYAVMERADPNDDRRVLRYSYRGGWQGDPSASGKTDDERLVDLGNFDVSAIVGRLRGAPQILGIEQKDVKSLYVSIDPSKDPTTPGALGISIYVSTTYDKGGRIEVDPQGNITSQYPPD, via the coding sequence GTGGCGACGCGGCATACAGCGGGAACCCGGGCGAAGGACAGCGACCGCAATGACACCTGCCAGATCCTCGACAGTGCGCTGTCGGATGGGCAGCTGTCGATGGAGGAGCACCGAACCAGGGTTGCGCTGGCGACCGGTGCCGAGACGTTGGGCGATCTGCAGTCGCTGGTGTCGGACCTGCAGACCAACAACGCGCCCGTGCAACTGCCCGATCTGAAGAAGCGGCCCAAGCTGACGAGCGCCGGCCGCAGCCGAGGCATCGGCATCGCGATGGCCGTCGTGCTCGTCGTGCTCGGCATCCTCATCGGCTGGGGCCTGTACGGCAACACAAGCTCGCCGCTGAGTTTTCAGACCGACCCCGGCGCCAAGACCGACGGCGTCGCCCCGAATGTGTCGGCGCCTCCGCGGCTGCTGCACTCCGTGGGCGGTTTGAACGGGCTGCTGCAACAGTCGCGCATGAAGTTCGGCGACACCTTGGGTTATGGCCTGACCATCTACCCCGACTATGCGGTGATGGAACGCGCAGACCCAAACGACGACCGTCGCGTGCTCCGCTACAGCTACCGCGGCGGGTGGCAGGGCGATCCGTCCGCAAGCGGTAAGACCGACGACGAGAGGCTGGTCGACCTCGGCAACTTCGACGTAAGCGCGATCGTCGGCCGGTTGCGGGGCGCGCCGCAGATTCTGGGCATCGAGCAAAAGGACGTGAAGAGCCTCTACGTGTCGATCGACCCGAGCAAGGATCCGACTACCCCGGGCGCCCTCGGAATCTCGATCTACGTGTCGACCACGTATGACAAGGGCGGCCGCATCGAGGTCGATCCGCAGGGCAACATCACGAGCCAATACCCCCCGGACTGA
- a CDS encoding glycosyltransferase family 87 protein — MTEPEPETVSPARLADDLRSLDERDLPSRTDTIGTALSGVIGGPVGRHALIGRQRFLTPLRVMLIIALVFLAMGYSTKAACLQTTGTGTADQRVGNWQNQRAYYELCYSDTVPLYTAELLNLGKFPYKSSWIETDSDGKPRKQYDGNIAIRYMEYPVLTGIYQYVSMALAKTYTALTKLVSVPVIAEVVMFFNIAAFGLALAWLVTVWASARLAGPRRVWDAALVAASPILIFQAFTNFDALAVAFATGALLAWARRKPWLAGALIGLGVAAKLYPLLLFVPMVLLGMRTGRLREVGKAAIATVLTWLVVNLPVMVLFPRGWSEFFRLNTRRGDDMDSLYNVVKSFTGWGGFDQHLGFWQPPTVLNAVTAVLFVSCCIAIGYVVLTAKQRPRLVQVAFLVVAAFLVTNKVWSPQFSLWLVPLAVLALPHRRILLAWMTIDALVWVPRMMFLYGEQNRGLPEQPFTVTVLLRDAAVIVLCALVIREIYRPELDLVRCRGQVDDPSGGVFEHAPDDPPRWLPDWLRPQAGRTRVTPAPEPEPELAEAK; from the coding sequence GTGACAGAGCCCGAGCCCGAAACCGTTTCTCCGGCGAGACTCGCCGACGATCTGCGCAGCCTCGACGAGCGAGACCTGCCGAGCCGCACCGACACCATCGGTACGGCTCTTTCAGGTGTGATTGGCGGTCCCGTTGGCCGGCATGCCTTGATTGGCCGCCAGCGCTTTCTGACGCCGCTGCGGGTGATGCTGATCATCGCACTGGTGTTCCTCGCGATGGGCTACTCCACGAAGGCGGCGTGCCTGCAGACCACCGGCACCGGCACTGCTGATCAGCGGGTGGGCAATTGGCAGAACCAGCGGGCGTACTACGAGCTCTGCTATTCCGACACTGTTCCGCTCTACACCGCAGAGTTGTTGAACCTGGGCAAGTTTCCGTACAAGTCAAGCTGGATCGAGACGGACAGCGACGGCAAACCGCGCAAACAGTACGACGGCAACATCGCCATTCGGTACATGGAATATCCGGTGCTGACCGGCATCTACCAATACGTGTCGATGGCGCTGGCCAAAACGTATACCGCGCTGACAAAGCTGGTTTCGGTGCCGGTCATCGCCGAGGTGGTGATGTTCTTCAACATCGCGGCCTTCGGTTTGGCGCTGGCGTGGCTGGTCACGGTGTGGGCGAGCGCGCGCCTCGCCGGCCCGCGACGCGTCTGGGATGCGGCGTTGGTAGCGGCGTCACCGATCCTGATCTTCCAGGCGTTCACGAACTTCGATGCCTTGGCGGTGGCTTTCGCGACGGGGGCACTGCTGGCATGGGCGCGGCGAAAACCCTGGCTGGCTGGGGCGCTGATCGGGCTGGGGGTGGCCGCGAAGCTGTATCCGCTGCTGTTGTTCGTGCCGATGGTGCTCCTCGGAATGCGTACTGGGCGACTCCGCGAGGTGGGCAAGGCCGCGATCGCCACCGTGCTGACCTGGCTGGTGGTGAACCTGCCGGTCATGGTGTTGTTCCCGCGTGGATGGTCGGAGTTCTTCCGTCTCAACACTCGTCGCGGTGACGATATGGACTCGCTCTACAACGTGGTGAAGTCGTTCACCGGCTGGGGCGGTTTCGATCAGCACCTCGGTTTCTGGCAGCCGCCAACAGTTCTCAACGCGGTGACTGCCGTATTGTTCGTATCCTGTTGCATCGCAATCGGTTACGTCGTTCTGACGGCCAAACAGCGACCGCGACTGGTGCAGGTGGCTTTCCTGGTGGTGGCGGCGTTCCTGGTGACCAACAAAGTGTGGAGTCCGCAGTTCTCGCTGTGGCTGGTGCCGCTCGCGGTGCTGGCGCTGCCGCATCGCCGGATCCTGCTGGCCTGGATGACCATCGACGCGCTGGTGTGGGTGCCTCGAATGATGTTCCTCTACGGCGAGCAGAACCGCGGGTTGCCCGAGCAGCCATTCACCGTGACGGTGCTGCTACGCGACGCCGCGGTGATTGTGCTGTGCGCCTTGGTCATTCGTGAGATCTACCGGCCCGAGCTCGACTTGGTCCGCTGCCGTGGACAGGTCGATGACCCGTCGGGCGGAGTGTTCGAGCATGCGCCTGATGACCCGCCGCGGTGGCTGCCGGACTGGTTGCGCCCGCAGGCTGGCCGGACCCGTGTGACACCCGCGCCTGAACCGGAACCCGAACTCGCGGAAGCCAAGTAG
- a CDS encoding single-stranded DNA-binding protein — translation MAGDTTITVVGNLTADPELRFTPSGAAVANFTVASTPRIYDRQSGEWKDGEALFLRCNIWREAAENVAESLTRGSRVIVQGRLKQRSFETREGEKRTVVEVEVDEIGPSLRYATAKVNKASRSGGGGGGFGGGGGGGASRGGGTEAKADDPWGSAPASGSFSGSDDEPPF, via the coding sequence GTGGCTGGTGACACCACCATCACCGTTGTCGGAAACCTAACCGCCGACCCGGAACTGCGCTTCACCCCATCGGGTGCGGCCGTCGCGAACTTCACCGTCGCGTCGACGCCGCGCATCTACGACCGCCAGAGCGGGGAGTGGAAGGACGGCGAGGCGCTGTTCCTTCGCTGCAATATCTGGCGTGAGGCCGCTGAGAACGTGGCCGAAAGCCTGACCCGTGGGTCGCGGGTGATCGTGCAGGGCCGGCTCAAGCAGCGCTCGTTCGAGACCCGTGAGGGTGAGAAGCGCACCGTGGTCGAGGTCGAGGTCGACGAGATCGGTCCCTCGCTGCGGTATGCGACCGCCAAGGTGAACAAGGCGAGCCGCAGCGGCGGCGGTGGCGGTGGATTCGGCGGCGGCGGTGGCGGCGGGGCTTCCCGCGGTGGCGGCACGGAAGCCAAGGCCGACGACCCGTGGGGCAGCGCCCCGGCGTCGGGCTCGTTCTCCGGCAGCGACGACGAACCGCCCTTCTGA
- a CDS encoding DUF5318 domain-containing protein, with product MRLQRQVVDYALRRRSLLAEVYSGRTGVSEVCDANPYLLRAAKFHGKPSSVMCPICRKEQLTLVSWVFGDHLGAVSGSARTAEELVLLATRYDEFSVHVVEVCRTCSWNHLVKSYVLGAIPPPKKGRGSRGTQSARGRARTASE from the coding sequence GTGCGACTGCAGCGACAGGTGGTGGACTACGCCCTTCGGCGTCGGTCCTTGCTGGCCGAGGTGTACTCCGGCCGCACCGGCGTCTCGGAGGTCTGTGACGCCAACCCGTATCTGCTGCGAGCCGCGAAGTTCCATGGGAAGCCCAGTTCGGTGATGTGCCCGATCTGCCGCAAGGAACAGCTCACCTTGGTGTCGTGGGTTTTCGGTGACCACCTGGGGGCCGTGTCCGGTTCGGCCCGCACCGCTGAGGAGTTGGTATTGCTGGCGACCCGCTACGACGAATTCTCCGTACACGTGGTGGAGGTATGCCGCACCTGCAGTTGGAATCACTTGGTCAAGTCGTATGTGCTCGGCGCGATTCCGCCGCCAAAGAAGGGGCGTGGATCCAGGGGCACCCAGTCGGCGCGCGGTCGCGCGCGCACGGCCAGTGAATAG
- the rpsR gene encoding 30S ribosomal protein S18, whose product MAKASTKRRPAPEKPIKTRKCVFCSKKGKGQNIDYKDTALLRTYISERGKIRARRVTGNCVQHQRDIAIAVKNAREVALLPFSSSTR is encoded by the coding sequence ATGGCGAAGGCCAGTACAAAGCGGCGCCCCGCGCCCGAGAAACCAATCAAGACCCGTAAATGCGTCTTCTGCTCCAAGAAGGGCAAGGGGCAGAACATCGACTACAAGGACACCGCACTGCTGCGTACCTACATCAGCGAGCGCGGCAAGATCCGTGCCCGCCGCGTGACCGGTAACTGCGTGCAGCACCAGCGCGACATCGCGATCGCTGTGAAGAACGCCCGCGAGGTGGCGCTGCTGCCCTTCAGCTCGTCGACGCGATAA
- the rplI gene encoding 50S ribosomal protein L9 — translation MKLILTAEVDHLGVSGDIVEVKDGYGRNFLLPRGLAIVASRGAERQAEEIRRAREAKAVEGLEHAKELKSALEGLDAVELSVKSAGDTGKLFGSVTAADVVAAIKKAGGPNLDKRTVQLPKAHIKSVGTYAITVRLHPDVNATVSLSVVAG, via the coding sequence ATGAAGCTGATTCTTACTGCAGAGGTCGACCACCTTGGGGTGTCCGGCGACATCGTGGAGGTCAAGGACGGCTACGGCCGCAACTTCCTGTTGCCGCGCGGACTGGCGATCGTCGCCTCGCGCGGCGCGGAGCGTCAGGCCGAAGAGATCCGTCGGGCCCGCGAGGCCAAGGCAGTGGAGGGCCTCGAGCACGCCAAGGAACTCAAGTCGGCCCTCGAGGGCCTCGACGCTGTCGAGCTGTCCGTGAAGTCGGCGGGCGACACCGGAAAGCTGTTCGGCTCTGTGACCGCTGCGGACGTCGTTGCCGCGATCAAGAAGGCCGGCGGTCCGAATCTGGATAAGCGCACGGTCCAGTTGCCCAAGGCGCACATCAAGTCGGTGGGCACGTACGCGATCACAGTGCGGCTGCACCCTGATGTGAACGCCACGGTGTCTTTGAGCGTCGTCGCGGGTTAA